One stretch of Longimicrobiaceae bacterium DNA includes these proteins:
- a CDS encoding lasso RiPP family leader peptide-containing protein, with product MYRKPELQRYGSFANLTRTGFAAGGDGCIVLDPVTGDVVDANPNDGTFGPDLPRCDRDDMSPPI from the coding sequence ATGTACCGAAAGCCGGAGCTACAGCGCTACGGCTCATTCGCGAACCTCACGCGCACCGGCTTCGCCGCGGGCGGGGATGGTTGCATCGTCCTCGATCCGGTGACCGGGGACGTGGTGGACGCGAACCCGAACGACGGAACGTTCGGGCCGGACCTTCCCCGTTGCGACCGGGACGACATGAGTCCTCCCATCTGA
- a CDS encoding PqqD family protein — protein sequence MATIENSPAFNGGEQLPWPTLVAAPSRLERAGARLKRRDDAICHPVANELVVWDARRETAVSLNLSAAAVWDLCDGTLSREEITAELAQLVGCDPEILRADVEKTVQELISLDLIEELPGGEEEQQEE from the coding sequence ATGGCGACAATTGAAAACTCGCCCGCCTTCAACGGAGGGGAGCAGCTGCCTTGGCCAACCTTGGTGGCTGCTCCCAGCCGTCTGGAGCGTGCCGGCGCCCGCCTGAAGCGACGCGACGACGCCATCTGCCACCCCGTCGCCAACGAGCTGGTGGTGTGGGATGCCCGCCGTGAGACCGCTGTCTCTCTGAATCTGTCCGCCGCGGCAGTGTGGGATCTTTGTGACGGCACGCTGTCGCGCGAGGAAATCACCGCGGAGCTCGCGCAGCTGGTCGGGTGTGATCCCGAAATCCTCCGTGCGGACGTGGAAAAGACCGTTCAGGAGCTGATATCCCTCGATCTGATCGAGGAGCTACCGGGCGGCGAAGAGGAACAGCAAGAGGAGTGA